The Coleofasciculaceae cyanobacterium genome has a segment encoding these proteins:
- a CDS encoding MSMEG_0567/Sll0786 family nitrogen starvation N-acetyltransferase, with the protein MKQTYQFKLALSPAELEAYFLLRQQIFSQEQRIFKTSDRDEHDSIAYPIIAVNDDDKVVGVVRIYEAQPGLWNGGRLGVHPDYRRGARIGIGLVRTVRFK; encoded by the coding sequence ATGAAACAAACCTATCAATTTAAACTAGCATTGTCTCCCGCCGAATTAGAAGCATATTTCTTGCTAAGACAGCAAATATTCAGCCAGGAACAAAGAATTTTTAAAACAAGCGATCGTGATGAACATGATTCAATTGCTTATCCGATTATTGCAGTTAATGACGATGATAAAGTTGTCGGAGTTGTCAGGATCTACGAGGCGCAACCAGGACTTTGGAATGGAGGTAGGTTGGGAGTACACCCAGACTATCGACGAGGGGCGCGTATTGGTATTGGATTGGTGCGAACCGTTCGCTTTAAATGA
- a CDS encoding DUF1838 domain-containing protein — translation MVNSIKKINSTEELDVSCWVKTRNSLAGKSTILLWEGSVYAFVPNEKKKHLFKIVGMSVSRCLQNADNSWDFTSRELTYYLDPHTEEVVHQWHNPWIRETVPVVHVANHQVQGLFEGNLPAQVNGETTTFVFDIFSDYPNPLGGDPRFIEYSPQNTYQATELFKLTVPTAELHDRNISEVSQVILSWDRIGPWLPWMKMGNKPGQLIYSAHGCKINGFNELPKWLQAEINHRVPLYKDAADQKLDAENITSWKYFKQHFADYLAGARFPLPTP, via the coding sequence ATGGTTAATTCAATCAAGAAAATTAATAGCACAGAAGAGTTAGATGTTTCCTGTTGGGTTAAAACTCGTAACTCTCTTGCTGGCAAATCAACTATTTTGTTATGGGAAGGTTCTGTTTACGCTTTTGTTCCTAATGAAAAGAAAAAACACCTGTTTAAAATTGTGGGCATGAGTGTTAGTCGCTGCCTGCAAAATGCTGATAATAGTTGGGATTTCACTTCTCGTGAATTAACCTACTATCTCGATCCTCATACAGAAGAGGTAGTTCATCAGTGGCATAATCCTTGGATAAGAGAAACAGTGCCTGTTGTTCATGTTGCCAATCATCAAGTTCAAGGTTTATTTGAAGGCAATTTGCCTGCTCAAGTTAATGGGGAGACTACGACCTTTGTCTTCGATATATTTAGTGACTATCCTAATCCTTTAGGGGGAGATCCTAGATTTATTGAATATAGTCCTCAGAATACTTATCAAGCGACGGAATTATTTAAGCTAACTGTACCTACAGCAGAACTTCACGATCGCAATATTTCTGAAGTATCTCAAGTAATTCTGAGTTGGGATCGGATTGGTCCTTGGCTACCTTGGATGAAAATGGGTAATAAGCCTGGGCAACTAATCTATAGCGCCCATGGTTGTAAAATAAATGGTTTTAACGAATTACCCAAGTGGCTACAAGCAGAAATCAACCACCGTGTCCCATTGTATAAAGATGCTGCTGACCAGAAATTAGACGCAGAAAATATTACTTCTTGGAAATATTTTAAGCAACATTTTGCTGATTATTTAGCTGGGGCAAGATTTCCTTTACCAACTCCCTAA
- a CDS encoding aspartyl/asparaginyl beta-hydroxylase domain-containing protein has product METYTEYNLDPQQFSFLKSFQDCWQEIRDEFSCFMEQASPSELALAENVMGPKTKTIKTKGVKKYSAFGVLFQGKFIEKYIQEYQITYPDRDTDQTVAEVLALRAKYFPTLGKAITEVNQSNDNVIRNVYFGTFHPGLDIKLHVNYNPHMNRGYLGLIVPQGDVAMKICHDKLYWHQGEFMILDHSYPHCPHNYTDFDRTVLIVDFFKPDKPTEEVIKFETELISQRMQENPYSLGVFGKSDRAKPEDFVKYGLAHQLEWDKALGTP; this is encoded by the coding sequence ATGGAAACTTATACTGAGTATAATCTAGACCCTCAACAATTTTCCTTTCTCAAGAGTTTTCAAGATTGCTGGCAGGAAATTCGGGATGAGTTTAGCTGCTTCATGGAACAGGCATCTCCATCAGAATTAGCTCTGGCAGAGAATGTTATGGGTCCGAAAACTAAAACAATCAAAACCAAAGGTGTCAAGAAATATAGTGCCTTTGGGGTCTTATTTCAGGGCAAATTCATTGAAAAATATATTCAAGAGTATCAAATAACTTATCCCGATCGCGATACAGACCAGACAGTTGCAGAGGTACTGGCATTACGAGCCAAATATTTTCCGACTTTAGGCAAAGCGATCACCGAAGTGAACCAAAGCAATGATAATGTAATTAGGAACGTTTATTTTGGTACATTTCATCCAGGTTTAGATATTAAGCTCCACGTCAACTATAATCCCCACATGAATCGAGGTTATTTAGGATTAATTGTGCCTCAGGGAGATGTGGCCATGAAAATCTGTCACGATAAGCTATATTGGCACCAGGGAGAATTTATGATTCTCGATCATAGTTATCCCCATTGTCCCCATAACTATACTGACTTTGATCGAACGGTCTTGATTGTTGACTTTTTTAAACCCGATAAACCAACAGAGGAAGTCATCAAATTTGAAACAGAATTAATTTCCCAAAGAATGCAAGAAAATCCCTATAGTTTGGGGGTATTTGGCAAAAGCGATCGCGCTAAACCAGAAGATTTTGTTAAATATGGTTTAGCGCATCAGTTGGAGTGGGACAAGGCTTTAGGAACTCCCTGA
- a CDS encoding amidohydrolase family protein — translation MSETPVLDKIIKNVRVVRPNQQSIETLDLGIKDGKFAQIAPKINSNRSIKVFDAQDRLGFPGLIDAHMHIGIYQPLEQDAVTESKAAAMGGVTTSLNYIRTGQYYLNKGGSYQDFFPEVLALSEGNFYVDYGYHIAPIASGHIEEMEYLFEEQGVTSFKIFMFYGGYGLHGLSDQQNLFLMINKEERYDFAHFEFIMRGLTQLRERHPEASDYLSLSLHCEVAEILNAYTKIVQGDRSLTGLKAYSAARPPHSEGLAICIASYLAHETNCVNINLLHLSSRKAVEAALTMQAAFPQINFRREVTVGHLMLDVDAPTGKWAKVNPPIRPREDVEYLWEQVLNRNIDWIVSDHACCSSAKKASLKDPDNIWLAKSGFGGTEYLLSSIFSEGSKRGMSYNHMAELLCWNPSQRFGLREKGDIAVGYDADLVLLDPNETFVVRAAESESQQGYTPFEGIELNGRVKSTFLRGNLIYDQGQVIGSPCGQYLKRPYGISPS, via the coding sequence GTGTCTGAAACTCCTGTTCTGGACAAAATTATCAAAAACGTCCGTGTGGTTCGTCCCAATCAGCAATCTATTGAAACCCTCGATCTAGGGATTAAGGATGGTAAATTTGCCCAAATTGCCCCAAAAATAAACTCAAATCGCTCAATAAAAGTCTTTGATGCTCAAGATCGACTAGGATTCCCAGGCTTGATTGATGCCCATATGCACATCGGTATTTATCAACCCCTAGAGCAGGATGCTGTCACTGAAAGTAAAGCAGCGGCAATGGGAGGGGTGACTACTAGCCTCAATTATATTCGTACAGGTCAGTATTACCTGAATAAAGGCGGCTCTTATCAAGATTTTTTCCCCGAGGTACTGGCACTATCAGAAGGCAATTTTTACGTAGATTACGGCTATCATATCGCGCCGATCGCTTCTGGGCATATTGAAGAGATGGAGTATCTCTTTGAGGAACAAGGGGTAACGTCATTTAAAATCTTTATGTTTTACGGTGGTTATGGGTTACATGGTCTATCCGACCAACAAAATCTCTTCTTGATGATCAATAAGGAAGAACGATATGACTTTGCCCATTTTGAATTTATTATGCGCGGTCTGACCCAACTAAGGGAACGTCATCCTGAAGCCAGTGATTATCTTAGTCTGAGCCTACATTGCGAAGTTGCTGAGATCCTCAATGCCTACACCAAAATTGTCCAGGGCGATCGCAGTCTAACTGGTCTAAAAGCCTACAGTGCCGCCCGTCCGCCTCATTCCGAAGGATTAGCCATTTGTATCGCTTCCTATCTGGCACACGAAACCAACTGTGTGAATATTAATCTGCTGCATTTGAGTTCTCGTAAAGCAGTCGAAGCAGCCCTAACTATGCAAGCAGCATTTCCTCAGATTAATTTCAGGCGAGAAGTAACGGTGGGACATCTGATGCTGGATGTAGATGCGCCAACGGGCAAATGGGCAAAGGTCAACCCACCCATTCGTCCTCGCGAGGATGTGGAATATTTATGGGAACAGGTTTTAAACCGAAATATTGATTGGATTGTCAGTGACCATGCCTGTTGTTCATCTGCCAAGAAAGCCAGTCTCAAAGACCCCGATAATATCTGGTTGGCAAAATCTGGTTTTGGTGGTACGGAATATCTGCTTTCAAGCATCTTTAGTGAAGGTAGTAAGCGCGGGATGTCCTATAACCACATGGCTGAGTTACTTTGTTGGAATCCATCCCAGCGTTTTGGCTTGCGGGAAAAAGGAGATATTGCTGTAGGTTATGATGCGGACTTAGTTCTGCTCGATCCAAATGAAACTTTTGTCGTCCGTGCTGCTGAATCAGAATCTCAACAAGGTTATACACCCTTTGAGGGGATAGAGTTGAATGGAAGGGTCAAAAGTACATTCCTGCGGGGTAATCTGATTTATGACCAAGGACAAGTTATTGGTTCTCCTTGTGGGCAGTATTTAAAAAGACCTTATGGAATCTCCCCATCATAA
- a CDS encoding VOC family protein — translation MNQINTNQIEGIYEVCIGVSDPKPMIQYWSQFGYRIEQEGELSTSVAQDLYGVNSALHSVRLYHQNADHGLIRLMMWENPTNEGLQLTPMKIKGNRWATSLTADVLNILNHAEKAEKDGLPIKYINPQWTVIYQTEKGRPFVDTLVGVREMMLLQPLTRQVFFQRFNYTVANYGAIDPNATFQTSQVTHMGMVVQDDSKETLRFYEEVLGLLRTQDDVESTYENAPSGRPIFDLQPGERFWVTSFDDPRSSASDWKLARSGRMYIIRFPEEMKLESSLAQAQPGALGMSLYTYRVRGIKEYFNRVKSSNASQVTDIIPNEFGEESFSFIAPDGYFWTLIGT, via the coding sequence ATGAATCAGATTAATACTAATCAGATAGAAGGTATCTATGAAGTCTGTATTGGTGTGAGCGATCCCAAACCGATGATTCAATATTGGTCACAATTCGGTTATCGAATTGAACAGGAGGGAGAATTATCCACCTCAGTAGCACAAGATTTATATGGAGTAAATTCTGCTTTACACTCTGTGAGACTCTATCATCAGAATGCCGACCACGGTTTGATTCGTCTAATGATGTGGGAAAATCCGACTAATGAAGGATTGCAGCTAACACCAATGAAAATTAAAGGCAACCGTTGGGCGACTAGTTTAACCGCTGATGTGTTGAATATCCTTAACCATGCAGAGAAAGCAGAGAAAGATGGTTTACCTATCAAGTACATCAATCCTCAATGGACTGTGATCTATCAAACAGAGAAGGGTCGTCCCTTTGTCGATACTCTGGTGGGAGTAAGGGAAATGATGCTCTTGCAACCATTAACGAGGCAGGTTTTCTTTCAACGCTTCAATTATACTGTTGCCAATTATGGTGCGATCGACCCGAATGCAACTTTTCAAACCAGCCAAGTTACCCACATGGGTATGGTGGTTCAGGATGATAGCAAAGAAACCCTTAGGTTTTACGAAGAAGTTCTAGGACTACTCCGTACCCAGGATGATGTAGAAAGTACCTATGAAAATGCCCCAAGTGGAAGACCGATTTTTGACCTACAACCAGGGGAGAGATTTTGGGTAACCTCTTTTGACGATCCACGATCTTCTGCTTCAGACTGGAAACTAGCCCGATCTGGCAGAATGTATATTATTCGCTTTCCTGAAGAGATGAAGTTAGAAAGTAGCTTGGCCCAGGCGCAACCTGGAGCTTTGGGGATGTCTCTCTATACCTATCGTGTCCGAGGAATCAAGGAGTATTTTAACCGTGTTAAAAGCAGTAACGCATCACAAGTTACGGACATAATCCCTAATGAGTTTGGAGAAGAGAGTTTTTCCTTTATCGCTCCTGATGGTTATTTTTGGACTTTGATCGGCACTTAG
- a CDS encoding VOC family protein: MIKNGIARILISLSDLNESVKFYRDIFQMSVVGEYSLDPNTIEQLWNLPPETTGQAVCLKNDEQTTLLELIEFKPQSDKFIRSGGNTTDYGLFTIAFRAKNVDAAYESLKQKGYQFICPPITYTPSWVPVTVKEAIMIAPNDTAIALIERVSEPIPEFKGDFGIMLDTSQVVENIEEVTKFYVDILGLNIVFDQVLPTGMIDNILNLPEGTESRMAFINQTGSKNAALEFIQCSVKGKSLADGAGPPHLGLFAIAFAVDDLSALIQKLQDNNIKILSKPVEISSCDRERARAILVEAPNGVNIQFFKS; encoded by the coding sequence ATGATTAAAAATGGAATTGCTCGAATTCTCATTAGCTTAAGCGATCTGAATGAATCGGTGAAATTTTATCGGGATATTTTCCAGATGTCTGTAGTCGGGGAATATTCTCTAGACCCTAATACCATTGAGCAGCTTTGGAACTTACCGCCAGAAACAACTGGTCAAGCAGTCTGTCTTAAGAATGACGAACAGACAACCTTACTAGAGTTAATTGAATTCAAGCCCCAATCTGATAAATTTATTCGTTCTGGAGGCAATACAACGGACTACGGTTTATTTACCATCGCCTTTCGAGCTAAAAACGTTGATGCTGCTTATGAAAGCCTGAAGCAAAAAGGTTATCAATTTATTTGTCCTCCCATTACCTATACCCCCAGTTGGGTTCCCGTCACCGTCAAGGAAGCGATTATGATTGCGCCTAACGACACTGCTATTGCCTTGATCGAACGGGTAAGCGAACCAATACCAGAATTTAAAGGTGATTTTGGCATTATGCTGGATACCTCTCAAGTGGTGGAAAATATCGAAGAGGTAACTAAGTTCTATGTGGATATTCTGGGACTAAACATTGTCTTCGACCAAGTATTACCAACAGGCATGATTGATAATATTCTCAATTTACCAGAAGGTACTGAATCGAGAATGGCATTCATCAATCAAACGGGAAGTAAAAATGCGGCATTGGAGTTTATTCAATGTTCGGTTAAGGGGAAATCCCTAGCTGATGGCGCGGGGCCTCCCCATCTCGGATTATTTGCGATCGCCTTTGCCGTAGATGATCTATCCGCTTTGATCCAAAAGTTACAAGATAACAATATCAAGATATTATCTAAACCAGTTGAAATATCTAGCTGCGATCGGGAAAGGGCTAGGGCGATCCTGGTTGAAGCTCCTAATGGGGTTAATATACAGTTTTTCAAGAGTTAA
- a CDS encoding zinc-binding dehydrogenase codes for MNSQTYKKLVAKNFSKDFNSAVEIVEEKIPEPADNEILIRNHYAGVNAGFDTLLCKGKIPYFLETPPIALGVEAVGIVESIGNKVIDFSVGDAVLTTQRGGYREYQAIDSALAYKVAEPTPEVLSLMPTGVSALVALEQVGAMGSQETVMVTAAGGGTGHIAVQLAKLAGNHVIGTCGSEAKFQLLKELGCDRIINYRSENVADVLQQEYPQGIDLVFECIGKQMFDTCVDNLAVRGRLVVVGFISEYGKNLEPVSQPRMYHKLFWKAASVRGFLMSMYQEYMPEARDRLFNLFHTGQIKVAVDTTNFKGIESIPAAVDYLLGGQNCGKVVVKF; via the coding sequence ATGAATTCCCAAACTTACAAGAAATTAGTTGCCAAGAATTTTAGCAAGGATTTTAATTCTGCTGTTGAAATAGTCGAGGAGAAAATTCCCGAACCTGCTGACAATGAAATTTTGATTCGTAACCATTATGCTGGAGTGAATGCAGGTTTTGATACTTTATTGTGCAAAGGTAAGATACCCTATTTTTTAGAAACACCTCCGATAGCGTTAGGGGTAGAAGCTGTGGGCATAGTGGAATCTATTGGCAACAAGGTCATTGATTTTTCTGTCGGTGACGCGGTATTGACTACTCAAAGAGGAGGATACCGCGAATATCAGGCGATCGATTCTGCTTTGGCATATAAAGTTGCTGAACCAACCCCAGAAGTCTTGAGTTTGATGCCTACTGGTGTCTCCGCTTTAGTGGCATTAGAACAAGTAGGCGCAATGGGTAGTCAAGAAACTGTGATGGTGACAGCAGCGGGAGGGGGAACGGGTCATATTGCGGTGCAACTGGCAAAACTCGCAGGGAATCATGTGATTGGCACTTGTGGTTCAGAGGCAAAGTTTCAGCTATTAAAAGAATTGGGTTGCGATCGCATCATTAATTATCGCTCAGAAAATGTCGCTGATGTCCTTCAGCAAGAATATCCTCAGGGCATAGATTTAGTGTTTGAGTGTATTGGCAAGCAGATGTTTGACACCTGCGTCGATAATTTAGCAGTACGGGGACGTTTAGTTGTCGTAGGCTTTATTTCTGAATATGGTAAGAATCTAGAGCCAGTATCCCAACCGCGCATGTACCATAAGCTGTTTTGGAAAGCTGCATCAGTTAGAGGGTTTCTGATGTCCATGTATCAAGAATATATGCCTGAAGCTCGCGATCGCTTGTTCAATCTTTTCCATACAGGTCAAATCAAAGTTGCAGTAGATACTACCAATTTCAAAGGCATTGAATCTATCCCTGCTGCTGTAGATTACCTGCTGGGAGGGCAAAATTGTGGCAAAGTCGTCGTCAAATTTTAA